Genomic window (Neorhizobium galegae bv. orientalis str. HAMBI 540):
CTGGACCACCGTCGCGACGGTGGCTTACGTCGACTCCGCAAACCACGCTGACAGCTTCGCGGAGCTGAACCATCTAACCCTGGCGGACCTTGCCACCATGACGGCTTCGAACTTCGCCTTCATCTGACCTGAAGAATTCGTGGAATACTTTCAGCTGGGAGTTGAGGTCAGTCAATACAGTCTGGTGTCGTAACTTCGGCGCACAGCGTAACCCGGTGCCTCCCTCTGAAATGAGAGGCACTGGGCGTATCCGAAACTGGGAATGCGCAGCGGGGCAGCCAACACATATCGGTTTCCCACTATCAACTGGCCGTCCCTGAGACGAGCCAAGCACCAAACATAAGAGATAAGTCGCTAGATGAAGTCGCGATGGTGACACTATTCCGCACGGCTTGAGCGTTACAGACGCAGGAATACTCTATGATTTTGTCTCACAGCAACCCAAATCGACCACAGTTGTTTTTCATGACGATCCTATTGTCGCTGAAAAATGCTTTTCCCGGCATTGCGGCGACTAGCGCCGCGATCAACGTGCTTGCGATGACGGGCTCATTCTTCATGCTGCAAGTTTATGATCGGGTAATTCCGGCCCATAGCCTCCCGACCCTCGTTGGCCTCGGGGTGATCGCAGCGACCTTGTACGTCTTTCAGGGAATACTTGAGTTCATCCGGTCGCAACTGCTGATGCGAGTCGGCATGTCCGTTGATGAGCGGTTCGGAAGGGTGGTCTACCAATCGCTTTTCATCCAATCCAACCACATGCAGACGCCGGACGACGGCCTTCAGTCTGTGCGCGATCTGGACACAGTTAGAGGTTTCCTGTCCGGTCTTGGCCCGACAGCTTTGTTCGATATTCCCTGGATGCCGTTCTACCTTGGACTTTGCTTTTTGTTTCACGTCTGGATAGGAGTTACTGCTCTTGCGGGAGCGGTCACGCTGGTCGCGCTGACCATTCTGGCCGAGCACAAATCGCGTCAGCCGGCAAAAGAGGCCGCCGAGGTCTCGACAGAACGGCTTGCTCTCGCCCAGTCTTGCAGGCGGAATTCGGAGGCAGTCTTGGCAATGGGGTTTGGCCATCTGCTTGGCCGAAAATGGGCTGACGTAAACCGCCGTTATCTTGACAATCATTTTAGTTCAATTTCTGCAACTATCTCTTTGGCAACCTTGTCCCGGATTTTACGTATGATGCTCCAATCCATAATGCTTGGAGTCGGTGCAAGTTTGGTCATCCGCCAGGAAGCGACGGGGGGCACAATGATCGCCAGCTCTATTTTGATGAGCCGCGCCCTAGCGCCAGTCGAACTGGCGATTGGCCAATGGAAGGGATTTGCTAGAGCCCGGGAAAGCTGGTCACGTCTTATCCGACTCGCCGATGTCATTCCTCCGACGAGGAAGGAGGTGGTATTGGGACGACCTACTGAGATTCTCACTGTCGAAAATCTGCACCTCGCGGCGCCCGGCGCGCGAAACACTATCGTCCGCGGCATTGCATTTGAGCTTCGTTCGGGACAGGCACTGGGCGTGATCGGTCCCAGCGCCTCAGGTAAATCCTCCCTTGGTCGAGGGTTGGTGGGGCTGTGGCAACCGGTCGCCGGCACCGTACGCTTGGATGGCGCCGCAGTCTCCCAATGGGGTCCCCAGTTGCTTGGCACCTATATTGGATACCTCTCACAAGATGTTGCTCTCTTCGGAGGGACGATCGCAGACAACATAGCTCGCCATGACCCGGACGCCTCATCAGAAAAAGTCATTCACGCGGCGAAGGCGGCTGGAGTCTATGACATGGTTGTTCAATTCAAAGACGGCTTCAACACAAGAATCGGAGAGCAGGGCTCCGTCCTATCTGCCGGGCAACGACAGCGAATCGGGCTGGCGAGGGCGCTCTATGGTGACCCTTTTTTGGTTGTGCTCGATGAACCCAATTCTAATCTTGATGCAGACGGCGACAAAGCACTGTCGCGCGCGATTATGGGGATTCGATCGAGGGGAGGCATAGCAGTAGTTATCGCCCATCGCCCCAGTGCACTTGAAGCGGTCGACAAAGTGCTTGTGCTAGAGGACGGTCACGCAAGGTCATTTGGCTGGAAAGATGAGGTGCTGCGAAGGACGACGCAGTCATGACGAACGATGTTTCTATCAGTCAAAATAATGGCACGATGGTTCAAGACTACGCTCCTCTAGCCGAACACTCAATCCGCCGCCTAACTTTGATTGCCTTTGCTACGATATTCCTGCTGTTTGGGGTGTTGGGGGGGCTTGCAGCAACCGTTCACCTGCGCGGAGCAGTCATTGCTTCGGGCACGCTCGTTGTTGATAGCTATGTGAAGACCATCAAGCACCAAAGCGGTGGTACCGTCGGTGATGTGTTCGTCAAGAACGGAGATCGTGTCCTCGCCGGACAGTTGCTCGTCCATTTGAACGATATCCAGCTTCGAGCGAATCTGGCGGTCATTTGCAAGCGGCTGAAAGAGCTTTCGGCGCGAATAGCGCGCCTCTTGGCAGAACGCGACTCAAATGAGGTGATCGATTTTCCTAATTCCGTCTTCAAACATCAAGGGAACGCGGAGGTAGCCAAAATCATCGAGGGGGAACAGCGACTGTTCAATGATCGCCGTGCGTCGAGGGCAGGACGAAAGGCACAACTGATCGAACGGTTAAACCAGCTCTCGAGGCAGGCAGAAGGATTGTCGGCCCAACAGGATGGAAAACGCGGTGCCGTCTCCCTCGTCAAAAAGGAACTGGCGAGTTTACAATCGTTGTTCGAACGAGGCGTCATACCTGCGACCCGGGTCTACGCTTTGCAGCGCGACGCGGCGGATCTCACTGGAGACCTCGGGAGTCTCATTGCATCAACCGCTGAGATAACTGAAAAGATGGCAGAAACAAAACTTCAAATCATTCAGATTGACGATGATCAGAGAACTGAAATTTCGGATCAACTGCGTCAGGCAGAGAGTGAGGTCGCCGAATATTCCGAACGCATGGTAGCCGCAAGAGATGAGCTGCAGCATGTAGATATCCGCGCTCCCCAGGCAGGAACCGTCCACCAACTGACGGTGCACGCTGTTGGCGCCGTAGTGACGCCTGGCGAAACGATCATGCAAATCGTTCCAAGCAGCGATGCTTTCACCGCAGAACTCAAGCTTGCACCCCAAGATATCGACCAAGTTGCCGTGGGGCAGGATGTCAGGCTCCGTTTCTCAGCATTTAGCCAAAACACAACGCCTCAGATGAATGGCCGCGTTACGGATATAGCGGCCGATCTCACAACCGACCAAAGAACCGGCCAAGGCTACTACACCTTGCGGGTTCACCTTCCGCAAGAAGAATGGGCGCGCGTTGGAAAGCTCACGCCCGTCCCAGGGATGCCCGTCGAGGCGTTTATTCAGACGAGCGAGCGGACCGCGCTGGCATATCTCGTTAAACCACTAGCGGATCAAGTGGCGCGAGCTTTCCGAGAAGAATAATAGTCCTCGCAGACGCGCTTGCGAACTTTGTCCTGGTGGAATTCGGAGCTCTCATCGACTGGAGCACGTCGCTAGTGAGTTTCCGCCCTCATCCAGCGTAATTGGCACCGCAACCCCGATCTACCTGGATCCGCAGCATGGCGGCGTTTAACCCTTCTGGGAAATGCAGTACCTGCCGCTTTTCTGTGCGGCTGACGTGGCTGCCGATTCCGATGAAGCGGCCCCTTTGTTCCGAAAAAATCGCGCCCCGGGTTTCCAAGATGATCTCACCCCCTGTTTACTGGGGTCCACAGGCAATGATTGTTGTCCGTTCATTCAGGCGAGGTGTCAAGCTTTTCGGGGTAAGTTTCGGGGTAGGCTTTCGCCGTTTAATTCGGGCTCCGACGCATGTGTGGAACGGCGCGGTCATATGTCCGGCCTGTTAGCGCGGTCATCGACCGCTGGCCACGATGAGTTCCGCGATGCCGATCGCCTAATCGATTTTGCGCGCTCAAAGGCGCACTGCGTCAGACGGTCTGAACGGCGTTGAGGTTTCGTCCTCAAGTTCATCATGCTTTGGCGGCTTGCCACGTTATCCCAACGCCGAGACGCCAGGAATTCTGTTTCTAGACAATAACCAGGGATGTTGCTCGTTGATAAATTCGGAGCCAGCGCGCAGCAATCTTTGCATCCATATCCATAGCGTGAATTGGTGTCATCCTCACAATCAATTTTACCAAACTCGCCATACACTGGTAAGGCATGCCGAGTTCGAAAGTGAATGACTGTGCGCGCGATCGTCGAAGCTGACGCTGGCAGATTGTATGGAGAGGACAATGTGCGGGCAGGGCCGCAATACAACGACTACGGCTCGCGGGCACGAATGGCGTGAACGGCACGCGGTCGATGACGGCCTGGTCCACGAGACATTACCAAACTCACAATAACTGAGGTCACGTGAATGACAATATCTCTTGCGGACGTACCAGGCATGGTTGGTCAGGAACTTAGCATTTCGGATTGGATGACGGTCGATCAAACGATGATCAACCTATTTGCCGATGCGACACATGACCATCAGTTTATCCACGTGGATCCTGACCGCGCAGCGATGGAAGGCCCATTCGGAGGAACGATCGCGCATGGTTTCTTAACACTGTCGCTTCTGCCAGCGATGACCTTCAATGGCCTACCGAACATTCGGGAACAAACAATAACCCTGAACTACGGTTTCGATCGCGTCCGCTTCCTGTTGCCTGTCAAGACCGGCAGTCGCGTACGGGGCCGCTTCTTGCTGTTGAATGGCCGCTTTCGCGGCGCCAGTATTCTGATGACGACTTACCAGGTCACTGTCGAGCTAGAACACGAAAGCAAACCGGCACTCACCGCCAACTGGATAACCATGGTCCAGTTCAATCCAAAGGACCGGCCAAAAGACATCTGACGATCACCCCTGGATCGGTTCTGTCGTGCGCTCCTGTTGCTCATCAGGCCGCGCGAGATGTTCCGCCTCACCTCAAAATCTCCCTAGAACGAGGATTAGTCCGGCCGGCCGAAGAGGCAAATTATCGCGTCTGTTTCTCGTCACATCGCCGTGTCGGGATGCAGTCTACCTCTCCCAATTTACCGACCGGAGGTAATCTCTCTGCCCGTATCTATTGTTTTGTCTAGAGCAGACCCTGCGATCACTTCGCAAGGCTCGGCGCCCTTCCATGAGACCTCCAGCATCTCCTAATTGGGGGTATTCAGGGATAAAATAGGATGCATCTTCAAATGCAACTAGATAGCTTATGTTGGCCGCTTTCACTATTTCTTGATTGGTACTACGCCGCGTCAGTTGCCTCCCCTCACGGACGATATCCCGGCAGAGGCGATCCAAGATCACACCCTGACCATGTCACGAATCCGCCTACGATCTGCGCTTATGGACCGTACCCTTGGGGCTTGAGGGCCGGCGAACTGGGTTCAATAGGTTATGCGGTTTAAGGGACTTGATCTAAATCTTTTGGTTGCGTTCGACGCCGTGATGACTGAGAGAAGTGTCACAGCGGCTGCTCGCAGCATCAACCTCAGCCAGCCCGCCATGAGTGCTGCGATCGCCCGCCTCCGGCTCTATTTTGGCGACGAGCTTTTTATTATGCGGGGGCGCAGTTTCTTAACCACCCCGCGTGCGGACGCACTCGCCGTCGCGGTGCGCGATTCCCTGCTCAACATACAGTTTTCCATCATTTCCGCAGACCCGTTTTGCCCAGCGAAGTCGGGTCGCTGTTTCAGGTTCGTTCTTTCGGACTCTATGACCCTTGTATTTTTTGGTAAGGTCGCGGAGCGTGTAGCCCGAGAGGCGCCAGGGGTCAGTTTCGAACTCCTGCCACTTGATGACGAACCTAGTGAGCTTCTACGCCGAGGAAGTGCCGACTTTATTATCCTTCCCGACCTTTTCATGTCTAATGAGCACCCCAAACGCAAACTCTTTGGGGAGACGCTCGTATGTGTAGGCTGCCCGAGGAATAGCCTGTTAACGAAACAACTGTCGTTAGAGAAGTATTTTTCGCTGGGACATATCGTGGCAAAGTTTGGAAGCACAAAAGGGCCTTCTCTTGAGCAATGGTTGTCGAGTCAACACGGCTTTAAAATGCGTGTTGAACTCGTTGTGCCTAGCTTCGTGTCAATCCCTCCCCTGCTATCGGGTACTAACCGGATAGCGACTCTGCCCTTGCGATTGGTGAAGAAGTTGGAACATGCTATACCACTAAGAATCGTCAAACATCCATTCTCCGCCCTTTCTTTTAACGAGATAGTCCAGTGGCCCGCGCTTCATAACGCAGACGCAGCCAGCATTTGGATGCGAGAAATATTGTTACAGGAGGCGTCGAGTATGGATTACATGGATGCCATCGAGCCTTTCCGAAGCGCAGAATGTTCTCGCACACGGAAGCGAGGGGGCGATGTCCGGTAGGTGGCATCTGCACCGACACCACACATCCGATTGGTGCCTGAAACATGGCCGACCGCGTTAACTCACCACAAACCGGGGAGGATCTTCGCGATGCCCATGTTGCGAAAACCGGGTTTCCATTGGACCTCTCAAGGAAGGCCCCTGTTCAAACCAACGGTACTGGTTGCCTCCTTTTGGATGCTAGGCACGGGCTCCGCCGGTGCGCACGTCAAATGGTTCTCTGTCTATGACACTGCCGCCCAACCACGCGGCCTCGGAGAAGTGCTATGTCAGGATTTCGGTTTCCTTCTTGTCGTTGCCATACTCTGCTTTTTCTCTGGCTGTCTGGTTGAGCAGACTGCTCTGGGTGAACCAATATCACGCCTGCTCGGGCGCTTTGCGTTTGGCCGGGGGCGACATGCTGAGGCGGTAATCCGCACTGGTTGTGGGTTTTTCTTCGTATCGCTCTCTACGACCGGAGGGATCCTACTGACGCCCGAATTGAAAACCACATCCGCCGTTGTGGGGCCCTTGCAGCTGACAATCGCGGCTGGGCTGCTGTCAGCCAGCACGACACCTATATCCGCCGTATGTGTCGTCGCGCTTTTCGGCCTGGCCGTACGGGACTACGGTGTATTTCATATGGCGGACTATTCGATCTTCCTGGGACTTTCGGCCTATCTCGCCCTTACCGGGTTGCAAAAAAGGTTTTTGGGCGTCCTACCGCTAGACATCCTGCGATATTCGACCGCTGCCACGTTGATGTGGGCCTCCGTTGAGAAGTGGGCCTATCCTGGCTGGAGCTTTCCGCTCCTGGCCGCGCATCCCAATATCGCGCTTGGCATAAACAGCGAGTCCTACATGCGGGCCGCGGGCATGATCGAGTTCACACTCGCGTTTGCCCTATTGTGGACGCCTCTGGTTCGACGCCTTTCCGCGATCGTTCTACTTGCAATGTTCGTCAGCGCCTGCGCCGAGTTCGGCAAAGTGGATATAGTCGGCCACTCCGTGATCATCGTCGTGCTTATCACGATTTTCGCAGATGACCGGCCTAAGACGGTGGATCTGCGCGTTCCATGACTCAGTCCGGCGGCGCTCTGTGCGGCGCTCGTGGCAACCATCATGGTCTACTATTCCAGCCATGCGGCGATCTTCAATACCACGATTCTGTAGGCCCTCGCTTCAAGAGGAG
Coding sequences:
- a CDS encoding type I secretion system permease/ATPase, with the protein product MILSHSNPNRPQLFFMTILLSLKNAFPGIAATSAAINVLAMTGSFFMLQVYDRVIPAHSLPTLVGLGVIAATLYVFQGILEFIRSQLLMRVGMSVDERFGRVVYQSLFIQSNHMQTPDDGLQSVRDLDTVRGFLSGLGPTALFDIPWMPFYLGLCFLFHVWIGVTALAGAVTLVALTILAEHKSRQPAKEAAEVSTERLALAQSCRRNSEAVLAMGFGHLLGRKWADVNRRYLDNHFSSISATISLATLSRILRMMLQSIMLGVGASLVIRQEATGGTMIASSILMSRALAPVELAIGQWKGFARARESWSRLIRLADVIPPTRKEVVLGRPTEILTVENLHLAAPGARNTIVRGIAFELRSGQALGVIGPSASGKSSLGRGLVGLWQPVAGTVRLDGAAVSQWGPQLLGTYIGYLSQDVALFGGTIADNIARHDPDASSEKVIHAAKAAGVYDMVVQFKDGFNTRIGEQGSVLSAGQRQRIGLARALYGDPFLVVLDEPNSNLDADGDKALSRAIMGIRSRGGIAVVIAHRPSALEAVDKVLVLEDGHARSFGWKDEVLRRTTQS
- a CDS encoding MaoC family dehydratase, with product MTISLADVPGMVGQELSISDWMTVDQTMINLFADATHDHQFIHVDPDRAAMEGPFGGTIAHGFLTLSLLPAMTFNGLPNIREQTITLNYGFDRVRFLLPVKTGSRVRGRFLLLNGRFRGASILMTTYQVTVELEHESKPALTANWITMVQFNPKDRPKDI
- a CDS encoding HlyD family type I secretion periplasmic adaptor subunit — translated: MVQDYAPLAEHSIRRLTLIAFATIFLLFGVLGGLAATVHLRGAVIASGTLVVDSYVKTIKHQSGGTVGDVFVKNGDRVLAGQLLVHLNDIQLRANLAVICKRLKELSARIARLLAERDSNEVIDFPNSVFKHQGNAEVAKIIEGEQRLFNDRRASRAGRKAQLIERLNQLSRQAEGLSAQQDGKRGAVSLVKKELASLQSLFERGVIPATRVYALQRDAADLTGDLGSLIASTAEITEKMAETKLQIIQIDDDQRTEISDQLRQAESEVAEYSERMVAARDELQHVDIRAPQAGTVHQLTVHAVGAVVTPGETIMQIVPSSDAFTAELKLAPQDIDQVAVGQDVRLRFSAFSQNTTPQMNGRVTDIAADLTTDQRTGQGYYTLRVHLPQEEWARVGKLTPVPGMPVEAFIQTSERTALAYLVKPLADQVARAFREE
- a CDS encoding LysR family transcriptional regulator; translation: MRFKGLDLNLLVAFDAVMTERSVTAAARSINLSQPAMSAAIARLRLYFGDELFIMRGRSFLTTPRADALAVAVRDSLLNIQFSIISADPFCPAKSGRCFRFVLSDSMTLVFFGKVAERVAREAPGVSFELLPLDDEPSELLRRGSADFIILPDLFMSNEHPKRKLFGETLVCVGCPRNSLLTKQLSLEKYFSLGHIVAKFGSTKGPSLEQWLSSQHGFKMRVELVVPSFVSIPPLLSGTNRIATLPLRLVKKLEHAIPLRIVKHPFSALSFNEIVQWPALHNADAASIWMREILLQEASSMDYMDAIEPFRSAECSRTRKRGGDVR